A genomic stretch from uncultured Pseudodesulfovibrio sp. includes:
- a CDS encoding HD domain-containing phosphohydrolase: MLARVLLVDDEPNVLSALRRQLRDLYEIEVETDPATALLSIDKKKPFAAVVSDFKMPKMNGIEFLNEFKKLSPDTTRVMLTGYADLDNAIRAVNDGNVFRFLTKPCDTDTLLKNVKEAVKQHELITAKKVLLERTLKGSVELLSEITTLVNPEAGERINRIRRYIRYFAEQKGITDYWRYDIATMLSQLGTLILPPETISTLFSGKELSKEQKQLFEMHPGIAQSLIAKLPRLQSIGDMVAYQLKGFDGSGAPKNTVKGEDIPLGGRMLRIALDYDLALQCEKTPQKAFLHLEKNSDVYDPELLYFLESMLGVEARYKIQTVHFRELRPRMVLHEDIVSNHGALLLRKSLELDKGKVDRIHMFANKVGINETITVLVPEIGD, translated from the coding sequence TGGATGATGAACCGAATGTCCTTTCAGCCTTACGCCGCCAACTGCGTGACCTCTATGAGATAGAGGTGGAAACCGACCCGGCCACGGCCCTTCTCAGCATAGACAAAAAAAAACCATTTGCAGCCGTCGTATCCGACTTCAAGATGCCCAAAATGAACGGCATCGAGTTCCTCAACGAATTCAAAAAGCTCAGCCCGGACACGACCCGTGTCATGTTGACCGGGTATGCTGATCTGGACAATGCCATCCGAGCCGTCAACGACGGAAACGTTTTCAGGTTTCTCACGAAACCATGCGACACGGATACTTTGCTCAAGAATGTCAAGGAAGCAGTCAAGCAACACGAACTGATCACTGCCAAAAAAGTTCTGCTTGAAAGAACGCTCAAGGGTAGCGTTGAACTGTTGAGTGAAATAACAACTCTGGTCAATCCCGAAGCAGGCGAACGAATCAACAGAATCAGACGATATATCCGTTATTTCGCAGAACAAAAGGGCATTACAGATTACTGGAGATACGACATTGCGACCATGCTTTCACAACTTGGGACACTCATACTGCCGCCAGAGACTATCTCCACATTGTTCTCGGGAAAAGAGCTATCGAAGGAACAAAAACAGTTGTTCGAAATGCACCCCGGCATAGCTCAAAGCCTGATCGCCAAACTGCCGAGACTTCAATCCATTGGAGATATGGTCGCGTATCAGCTCAAGGGCTTTGATGGTTCCGGGGCACCGAAAAATACGGTCAAAGGCGAAGATATTCCACTCGGTGGACGCATGCTCCGAATAGCCCTCGACTACGATTTAGCACTCCAATGTGAAAAGACCCCGCAAAAAGCCTTTCTCCATTTGGAGAAAAACTCTGATGTCTATGACCCGGAACTCCTGTATTTTCTCGAAAGCATGCTTGGCGTTGAAGCCAGGTACAAGATCCAGACCGTCCATTTTCGCGAGTTGAGACCGAGAATGGTCCTGCACGAAGACATCGTTTCCAACCATGGGGCACTGCTCCTGAGAAAGAGTCTCGAACTCGACAAGGGAAAAGTCGATCGAATACACATGTTTGCCAACAAAGTTGGCATCAATGAAACTATCACTGTCCTTGTCCCGGAGATAGGAGACTAA